A genomic region of Dactylococcopsis salina PCC 8305 contains the following coding sequences:
- a CDS encoding type II toxin-antitoxin system HicB family antitoxin has protein sequence MIDINEYLKNYSYLIKYSPEDEAYLAKCIELGLLAHGDSQEDAIKEIKEAVRVHLLMLLEDGDEIPKPKSILVSKLQ, from the coding sequence ATGATTGATATTAATGAGTATCTGAAAAACTATTCTTATCTTATTAAATATTCTCCAGAAGATGAAGCCTATTTAGCTAAATGTATAGAATTGGGTCTTCTTGCCCATGGAGATAGCCAAGAGGACGCAATTAAGGAAATTAAAGAAGCAGTTAGAGTTCATCTATTAATGCTATTAGAAGATGGTGACGAAATTCCAAAACCTAAATCAATTCTAGTTAGCAAGTTACAATAA
- a CDS encoding aldo/keto reductase, with amino-acid sequence MEYRRFGKTNLPLSVFSLGTMRGLSDSSLFIATLQKALQSGINHIETASAYGESEQYIGDALQQTPRSRNEIYLTTKLSPTPDPKKIEIELEKSLKRLQVDYIDQVAIHGINTWEHYQWVTGENNCLAPLQKAQTQGKIGNIGFSTHAPLEIILATLKTELFSFINLHYYYFWQRNERAIALAHDLDMGIFIISPTDKGGQLYAPPEKLQHLCAPFSPQTLNYRFLLSDPRITTLSLGAANPSELSPALAVADQTFPLTTEEKTVLTRLENQLETALGTEKCSQCYECLPCPEVINIPEILRLRNLAVAYEMENFGQYRYGMFENAGHWFWGNKGNRCTECGDCLPRCPENLDIPRLLEDTHQRLNGSPRRRLWE; translated from the coding sequence ATGGAATATCGGCGGTTCGGAAAAACTAATCTTCCCCTTTCGGTTTTCTCTTTGGGAACAATGCGAGGTTTAAGTGATTCATCTTTGTTTATCGCCACTCTCCAAAAGGCTCTTCAATCGGGAATTAACCACATCGAAACCGCCAGCGCTTATGGTGAAAGTGAACAATACATTGGTGATGCACTGCAACAAACGCCTCGATCGAGAAACGAAATTTACCTAACCACAAAACTCTCTCCGACTCCAGACCCGAAAAAAATCGAAATTGAGCTAGAAAAGAGTCTCAAGCGTTTACAAGTGGATTACATTGATCAAGTTGCGATTCATGGCATTAACACTTGGGAACATTACCAATGGGTAACAGGAGAAAACAACTGTTTAGCCCCTCTCCAGAAAGCGCAAACACAGGGAAAAATCGGCAATATTGGGTTTTCCACTCATGCGCCCTTAGAGATTATCCTCGCCACCCTAAAAACAGAATTATTCTCCTTCATTAACCTTCATTATTACTACTTTTGGCAACGCAATGAACGCGCGATCGCCCTTGCTCATGATCTAGATATGGGGATTTTCATTATTTCCCCCACAGATAAAGGGGGACAACTGTATGCTCCCCCAGAAAAACTACAACACCTGTGCGCCCCTTTTTCCCCACAAACCTTAAACTATCGCTTTCTCCTCAGTGATCCACGAATCACAACTCTGAGTTTAGGGGCGGCGAATCCTTCAGAATTATCCCCAGCTTTAGCAGTTGCGGATCAGACTTTTCCTCTCACCACAGAAGAAAAAACCGTATTGACTCGTTTAGAAAACCAGTTAGAAACCGCTTTGGGAACGGAAAAATGTAGTCAATGTTATGAATGTTTACCCTGTCCAGAAGTGATCAATATTCCTGAAATCTTACGGTTACGAAATCTAGCGGTTGCGTATGAAATGGAAAATTTCGGTCAATATCGCTATGGAATGTTTGAAAATGCTGGTCATTGGTTTTGGGGAAACAAGGGAAACCGTTGTACTGAATGCGGTGATTGTCTCCCTCGTTGTCCCGAAAACTTAGACATTCCCCGTCTGTTAGAAGACACCCATCAGCGCTTAAATGGCTCTCCCCGACGGAGATTGTGGGAATAG
- a CDS encoding DUF4351 domain-containing protein, translating into METFLPPFKTQIEELEIEETEALAEALLDFTSIADLQRWLQQNEGGTEE; encoded by the coding sequence TTGGAGACATTCCTTCCTCCGTTCAAAACCCAGATTGAGGAGTTAGAGATTGAGGAAACGGAAGCCCTTGCTGAAGCTCTGTTGGATTTTACCTCGATCGCTGATCTTCAGCGTTGGTTACAACAGAATGAGGGAGGAACAGAAGAATAA
- a CDS encoding DUF4351 domain-containing protein, which produces MTRHPFDQLAKQLLEQLLTPCGQVEISKEVPGEPRFIDLYFSPEANVTPNQATLGILAAMVQSPGLFEPFRNPPTLEEIESCLLKRLWLVSDLRRRQALSATNAPVLWIIAPTLSQNLLTRLGAVKKENWLEGVYELAPAFQTVVIVVHQLPKTPETLWLRLLGKGSVQQQAVAEVIALPEGDTRRTEALRLLSVWKIIVEANPELPEGEEVTMPLPQAFLEWEQQVEERGKKAEARSLVWRQLSRRFGDIPSSVQTQIEELEIEETEALAEALLDFTSIDDLQRWLQQNEGGTEE; this is translated from the coding sequence GTGACTCGTCATCCTTTTGATCAACTAGCCAAACAACTCCTAGAACAACTACTCACCCCTTGCGGACAAGTAGAAATCTCCAAAGAAGTGCCAGGAGAACCCCGCTTCATTGATCTCTACTTTTCCCCGGAAGCTAACGTCACTCCTAATCAAGCCACCTTGGGAATTTTAGCAGCAATGGTTCAATCTCCAGGTTTATTTGAGCCGTTTCGGAATCCTCCCACCCTAGAAGAAATAGAAAGTTGTTTGCTCAAACGACTCTGGTTAGTTTCCGATTTACGTCGCCGTCAAGCCCTTAGTGCTACTAATGCTCCTGTTCTCTGGATTATTGCTCCCACCCTGAGCCAGAATTTACTCACCCGTTTGGGAGCGGTGAAAAAAGAAAATTGGCTGGAAGGGGTGTATGAATTAGCCCCAGCCTTTCAAACCGTAGTAATTGTTGTCCATCAACTGCCAAAAACCCCAGAAACCCTCTGGTTAAGACTGCTGGGAAAAGGAAGCGTTCAACAGCAGGCTGTGGCGGAAGTAATCGCCCTACCAGAAGGAGATACTAGACGAACCGAAGCGTTAAGATTGTTATCAGTATGGAAAATTATTGTCGAAGCGAATCCAGAACTCCCAGAAGGGGAGGAGGTAACTATGCCCTTGCCACAAGCCTTTTTAGAATGGGAACAACAAGTTGAAGAACGTGGGAAAAAAGCAGAAGCTCGATCGCTAGTCTGGCGACAACTCTCACGGCGCTTTGGAGACATTCCTTCCTCCGTTCAAACCCAGATTGAGGAGTTAGAGATTGAGGAAACTGAAGCCCTTGCTGAAGCTCTGTTAGATTTTACCTCGATCGATGATCTTCAGCGTTGGTTACAACAGAATGAGGGAGGAACAGAAGAATAA
- a CDS encoding DNA-directed RNA polymerase subunit gamma, with translation MAQSKQEFDYVKINIAAPDRIREWGERNLPNGQVVGEVTKPETINYRTLKPEMDGLFCERIFGPAKDWECHCGKYKRVRHRGIVCERCGVEVTESRVRRHRMGYIKLAAAVTHVWYLKGIPSYLSILLDMALRDVEQIVYFNSYVVLEPGNAGNLSYKQLLTEEQWMEIEDQLYAEDTELMGVEVGIGAEAIQRLLEDLNLEEEAEKLREEVSNAKGQKRAKLIKRLRIIDHFIATGSSPDWMILTYIPVIPPDLRPMVQLDGGRFATSDLNDLYRRVINRNNRLARLQDILAPEIIVRNEKRMLQEAVDALIDNGRRGRMVVGANNRPLKSLSDIIEGKQGRFRQNLLGKRVDYSGRSVIVVGPNLKIYQCGLPREMAIELFQPFVIHRLIRNGVVSNIKSAKKKIQHNDPEIWEVLEEVITGHPVMLNRAPTLHRLGIQAFEPILVEGRAIQLHPLVCPAFNADFDGDQMAVHVPLSLESQSEARLLMLASHNILSPATGTPIVAPSQDMVLGTYYLTAENATVEPQDKRYFSNLEDVICAYQQGHLNLHAYIWVRFEGEVRDPVEAEPVEEETREDGTVLKVYPNRRVKENADGEVVAQYIRTTAGRVIYNKTIHDALLGSSVVNV, from the coding sequence ATGGCACAGTCAAAGCAAGAGTTTGATTACGTTAAAATTAATATCGCAGCGCCCGATCGCATCCGTGAATGGGGAGAGCGCAACCTCCCGAACGGTCAAGTAGTGGGAGAAGTAACCAAACCCGAAACCATTAACTATCGCACCCTGAAACCAGAAATGGACGGGTTGTTTTGCGAGCGCATCTTCGGTCCGGCGAAAGATTGGGAATGTCACTGCGGCAAATATAAACGAGTGCGTCATCGTGGGATTGTTTGCGAACGCTGTGGGGTAGAAGTTACCGAGTCGAGAGTGCGTCGTCATCGCATGGGATATATTAAGCTGGCAGCGGCGGTAACTCATGTTTGGTACTTAAAAGGGATTCCCAGTTATTTGAGCATCCTTTTAGACATGGCGTTACGGGATGTGGAGCAAATTGTTTACTTTAACTCCTATGTGGTGTTAGAACCGGGCAATGCGGGGAATTTAAGCTATAAACAACTGTTGACCGAAGAACAGTGGATGGAAATTGAAGATCAACTCTATGCTGAAGATACAGAGTTGATGGGAGTGGAAGTTGGCATTGGCGCTGAAGCCATCCAACGTTTATTAGAAGACCTCAATTTGGAGGAAGAAGCAGAAAAACTACGGGAAGAAGTTTCTAATGCCAAAGGACAAAAACGAGCGAAACTGATTAAACGGTTACGCATTATCGACCATTTTATCGCCACTGGGTCTTCTCCAGACTGGATGATTTTAACCTATATCCCCGTGATTCCCCCAGATTTACGTCCGATGGTGCAATTAGACGGTGGACGCTTTGCGACTTCTGACCTCAATGATCTCTATCGACGGGTGATTAATCGCAATAATCGTCTTGCCCGTTTACAGGATATTCTCGCGCCAGAGATCATCGTTCGGAATGAGAAACGGATGTTACAAGAAGCCGTAGATGCGTTAATTGATAACGGTCGTCGCGGCCGAATGGTTGTGGGCGCAAATAATCGTCCCTTGAAGTCTTTGTCGGATATTATTGAAGGGAAACAAGGTCGGTTCCGACAAAACCTGTTAGGAAAACGGGTGGATTATTCGGGAAGAAGCGTGATTGTCGTTGGTCCGAACTTGAAAATCTATCAGTGTGGCTTACCACGAGAAATGGCGATCGAGCTTTTCCAGCCTTTTGTGATTCACCGCTTGATCCGTAATGGAGTGGTTAGCAACATTAAATCAGCAAAGAAAAAGATTCAACACAACGATCCAGAAATCTGGGAAGTGTTGGAAGAAGTGATCACGGGACATCCCGTTATGCTGAACCGCGCTCCCACCTTGCACCGTTTAGGGATTCAAGCCTTTGAACCGATTTTAGTGGAAGGACGAGCGATTCAATTGCATCCCCTAGTTTGTCCAGCATTTAACGCCGACTTTGATGGCGACCAGATGGCGGTTCATGTTCCCCTCTCCCTAGAATCGCAATCAGAAGCGCGACTATTGATGTTAGCGAGCCATAACATCTTGTCTCCCGCAACGGGAACGCCCATTGTTGCGCCGTCTCAAGATATGGTTTTAGGAACGTATTATCTAACGGCGGAAAATGCCACGGTAGAGCCTCAAGATAAACGATATTTCTCTAATTTAGAGGATGTAATTTGTGCCTACCAGCAAGGACACTTAAATCTTCATGCTTATATTTGGGTGCGCTTTGAAGGAGAAGTGAGAGACCCTGTAGAAGCAGAACCGGTCGAAGAAGAAACTCGTGAGGATGGCACTGTGCTGAAAGTGTATCCCAATCGACGGGTGAAAGAAAATGCAGACGGAGAAGTAGTAGCGCAATATATTCGCACCACCGCCGGGCGTGTGATCTATAACAAAACAATCCACGATGCTTTATTAGGTAGTTCTGTAGTTAACGTTTAA
- a CDS encoding DUF4351 domain-containing protein has translation MTRHPFDQLAKQLLEQLLTPCGKVEISKEVPGEPRFIDLYFSPEANVTPNQATLGILAAMVQSPGLFEPFRNPPTLEEIESCLLKRLWLVSDLRRRQALSATNAPVLWIIAPTLSQNLLTRLGAVKKENWLEGVYELAPAFQTVVIVVHQLPKTPETLWLRLLGKGSVQQQAVAEVIALPEGDTRRTEALRLLSVWKIIVEANPELPEGEEVTMPLPQAFIEWEQQVEERGKKEGKKEGRKEGRKEGRKAEAQSLVWRQLSRRFGDIPSSVQTQIEELEIEETEALAEALLDFTSIDDLQRWLQQNEGGTEE, from the coding sequence GTGACTCGTCATCCTTTTGATCAACTAGCCAAACAACTCCTAGAACAACTACTCACCCCTTGCGGAAAAGTAGAAATCTCCAAAGAAGTGCCAGGAGAACCCCGCTTCATTGATCTCTACTTTTCCCCGGAAGCTAACGTCACTCCTAATCAAGCCACCTTGGGAATTTTAGCAGCAATGGTTCAATCTCCAGGTTTATTTGAGCCGTTTCGGAATCCTCCCACCCTAGAAGAAATAGAAAGTTGTTTGCTCAAACGACTTTGGTTAGTTTCCGATTTACGTCGCCGTCAAGCCCTTAGTGCTACTAATGCTCCTGTTCTCTGGATTATTGCTCCCACCCTGAGCCAGAATTTACTCACCCGTTTGGGAGCGGTGAAAAAAGAAAATTGGCTGGAAGGGGTGTATGAATTAGCCCCAGCCTTTCAAACCGTGGTAATTGTCGTCCATCAACTGCCAAAAACCCCAGAAACCCTCTGGTTAAGACTGCTGGGAAAAGGAAGCGTTCAACAACAAGCCGTGGCGGAAGTAATCGCCCTACCAGAAGGAGATACTAGACGAACGGAAGCGTTAAGATTGTTATCAGTATGGAAAATTATCGTCGAAGCTAATCCAGAACTCCCAGAAGGGGAGGAGGTAACTATGCCCTTGCCACAAGCGTTTATAGAATGGGAACAACAAGTTGAAGAGCGCGGGAAAAAAGAAGGGAAAAAAGAGGGAAGAAAAGAGGGAAGAAAAGAGGGAAGAAAAGCAGAAGCCCAATCGCTAGTCTGGCGACAACTCTCACGGCGCTTTGGAGACATTCCTTCCTCCGTTCAAACCCAGATTGAGGAGTTAGAGATTGAGGAAACGGAAGCCCTTGCTGAAGCTCTGTTGGATTTTACCTCGATCGATGATCTTCAGCGTTGGTTACAACAGAATGAGGGAGGAACAGAAGAATAA
- a CDS encoding DNA-directed RNA polymerase subunit beta', which produces MTDKKQPKTIFWNQVVDKKQLKKLIHWAFINYGSASCSAMADALKDMGFHYATKAGVSISVEDLQVPPSKREMLDSAETTIAETEERYRIGKITEVERFQKVVDTWNVTSEALKDEVVRNFQATDPLNSVYMMSQSGARGNLSQVRQLVGMRGLMADPQGEIIDLPIKTNFREGLTVTEYIISSYGARKGLVDTALRTADSGYLTRRLVDVSQDLIVREDDCGTERGITVTSMTDGERVLIPLEERLFGRTLAENVVDPETGEVIAERNQEVDQPLAERIGKTVKTVKVRSPLTCESARSVCKCCYGWSLAHGKPVDRGEAVGIIAAQSIGEPGTQLTMRTFHTGGVFTGDIAQQVTAPEQGTVIVPKKLKTRKVRTRHGEEREQVEVAGEISVQLANGEQKTIAVTPGSLLMANNNETVEAGQLIVEVATPKKRSTEKATKDVSSDLAGEVLFQDLIPEEKTDRQGNMTRTAQRGGLLWVLSGEVYNLLPGAEPVVSNGSKVESGDILAETKLITSKGGVVRLGTGKREIEIITASIQLDQAYIRRSSIGSGEQYIIHSANDQRFALKATPGSKVKHGDVIAELMDDTYRTETGGMVKYAGVEIDKRGKAKNGYEVTQGGTLLWIPEECHEINKDIGLLRVEDGEYVEAGVEIVENMFCQSSGIVEVIQKNEILREIIIKSGEVHLSEQEPLCGTDQLVHPGEAITPDLTADSLRYVQYVETPEGNAILLRPVVEYTIPDEPDIPSQSSMNELGNIQIELKASQRLFYKDGERVKSVNGIELMRTQLVLNINDEDEPAASKDSLPISVDIELMEREEEEDAYFLQMVILESLAIRRENEGDAFSGSPQTRILVKDGQEIPPGEIVARTEIQCREAGEVRGIREGGEAIRRVLVARDADLTIVPITGKAQVEEGDLVVANSPLTKKVVAPESGQVIAVKKDAIVLRNARPYRVSSGAVLHVDNGSLVQRGDNLVLLIYERTKTGDIIQGLPRIEELLEARKPREACVLAARSGTAQVEYKDDETVDVKIIEPDGVISNYAIGAGQSMLIADGQTVEAGDPLTDGPANPHEILEVFFQHYTDQEMGTYEAALRSLQKVQQFLVDEVQRVYQSQGIDISDKHIEVIVRQMTSKVKVEDGGDTIRLPGELAELRDVHKDNETMSIIGGAPVDYKPNLLGITKASLNTDSFISAASFQETTRVLTEAAIEGKSDWLRGLKENVIIGRLIPAGTGFSVHEDSLGYALTEEENSLSQNTIYPIPPDVAEIQSNGDLVDDQTARNYQLSDEELDQE; this is translated from the coding sequence ATGACTGATAAGAAGCAACCCAAAACAATCTTCTGGAACCAAGTTGTTGATAAAAAGCAACTGAAAAAACTCATTCATTGGGCTTTCATTAATTATGGCAGTGCCAGTTGTTCAGCAATGGCGGACGCACTAAAAGATATGGGGTTTCATTACGCCACGAAAGCGGGTGTGTCCATTAGTGTGGAAGACTTACAAGTGCCTCCCAGTAAACGGGAGATGCTGGACTCCGCAGAAACCACGATCGCAGAAACCGAAGAACGTTATCGCATTGGTAAAATTACGGAAGTGGAACGTTTTCAAAAGGTGGTGGATACTTGGAACGTGACCTCGGAAGCGTTGAAAGATGAAGTAGTGCGGAATTTCCAAGCCACTGATCCCCTTAATTCCGTTTATATGATGTCACAGTCGGGGGCAAGAGGAAACTTGTCTCAGGTGCGTCAGTTGGTGGGAATGCGCGGCTTAATGGCTGATCCGCAAGGGGAAATTATTGACCTCCCGATTAAAACCAATTTCCGAGAAGGCTTGACAGTTACGGAATATATTATTTCCTCTTACGGGGCGCGTAAAGGGTTGGTTGATACCGCGTTACGGACGGCTGACTCGGGTTATTTGACCCGTCGTTTGGTGGATGTGTCCCAAGATTTGATTGTTCGGGAAGATGATTGTGGAACGGAACGGGGAATTACTGTCACCAGCATGACGGATGGGGAACGAGTTTTGATTCCCCTTGAGGAACGTTTGTTTGGTCGGACGCTTGCGGAAAATGTAGTTGATCCAGAAACAGGTGAAGTGATCGCAGAACGGAATCAGGAAGTGGATCAACCCCTTGCTGAACGCATTGGGAAAACGGTGAAAACGGTGAAGGTGCGATCGCCCTTGACTTGTGAGTCAGCGCGATCGGTGTGTAAGTGTTGCTATGGCTGGAGTTTAGCTCATGGGAAACCCGTCGATCGCGGAGAAGCCGTAGGCATTATTGCCGCGCAATCGATCGGCGAACCAGGAACCCAGTTAACCATGCGGACATTCCACACTGGGGGCGTATTTACAGGAGATATTGCCCAACAAGTGACCGCCCCCGAACAAGGAACAGTGATTGTCCCCAAAAAGCTCAAAACTCGTAAAGTGCGAACTCGTCACGGAGAAGAACGAGAACAAGTAGAAGTGGCGGGAGAGATTTCTGTTCAACTGGCTAACGGTGAACAAAAAACGATCGCCGTGACTCCAGGTTCGTTGTTAATGGCTAATAACAACGAAACCGTAGAAGCGGGACAATTAATCGTGGAAGTCGCCACCCCGAAAAAACGATCGACCGAGAAAGCGACAAAAGATGTTTCCTCCGACTTAGCAGGAGAAGTCTTATTCCAGGACTTAATTCCCGAAGAAAAAACCGATCGTCAGGGGAACATGACACGCACCGCTCAACGGGGGGGACTATTATGGGTGCTATCAGGAGAAGTGTATAACCTCCTGCCTGGGGCAGAACCCGTCGTCAGCAACGGCTCAAAAGTTGAATCGGGAGACATTCTTGCGGAAACCAAACTAATCACCAGCAAAGGCGGTGTGGTTCGTCTCGGTACTGGAAAACGGGAAATCGAAATCATCACCGCTTCCATCCAATTAGATCAGGCTTACATTCGTCGTTCCAGCATCGGGAGTGGTGAACAATATATTATCCACTCTGCTAATGATCAACGCTTTGCCTTAAAAGCCACCCCTGGCAGCAAAGTCAAACATGGCGATGTGATTGCCGAATTAATGGATGATACTTATCGCACAGAAACGGGCGGTATGGTGAAATATGCAGGGGTAGAAATTGATAAGCGCGGCAAAGCGAAAAATGGCTATGAAGTGACCCAAGGCGGAACGCTGCTTTGGATTCCTGAAGAATGCCACGAAATCAATAAAGATATCGGCTTACTCCGTGTGGAAGATGGAGAATATGTTGAGGCTGGTGTGGAGATTGTAGAAAATATGTTCTGTCAATCTTCGGGAATTGTAGAAGTCATCCAGAAAAATGAAATCCTGCGGGAAATCATTATTAAATCGGGAGAGGTTCATCTGAGTGAACAAGAACCCCTTTGTGGTACGGATCAATTGGTACATCCAGGAGAAGCGATTACCCCTGATTTAACGGCGGATTCTCTGCGTTATGTGCAGTATGTGGAAACCCCAGAAGGAAACGCAATTCTGTTGCGTCCTGTGGTGGAATATACCATTCCCGATGAACCTGATATTCCCTCTCAAAGTTCGATGAATGAATTGGGGAATATACAAATTGAACTGAAAGCCTCCCAACGCTTGTTTTATAAAGACGGAGAACGGGTGAAGTCGGTTAATGGTATAGAATTGATGCGAACTCAATTGGTTCTCAATATCAATGATGAAGATGAGCCAGCAGCGAGTAAAGATTCGCTACCGATTAGTGTTGATATTGAATTGATGGAGCGTGAAGAGGAAGAAGACGCTTATTTCTTACAGATGGTGATTCTCGAATCTTTAGCGATTCGTCGAGAAAATGAAGGGGATGCGTTTAGTGGTAGCCCTCAAACTCGCATTTTGGTAAAAGATGGACAAGAGATTCCCCCAGGGGAAATTGTCGCTCGAACCGAAATCCAATGTCGAGAAGCAGGTGAGGTGCGAGGAATCCGTGAAGGGGGCGAGGCGATTCGTCGGGTGTTAGTGGCGCGAGATGCTGATTTAACGATCGTTCCGATTACAGGGAAAGCACAAGTGGAAGAAGGGGATTTAGTGGTAGCAAATTCTCCTCTCACTAAAAAAGTGGTTGCCCCAGAGTCTGGACAGGTGATTGCTGTCAAAAAAGACGCGATCGTGCTGCGAAATGCCCGTCCTTATCGGGTGTCTAGTGGTGCGGTGTTGCACGTGGATAATGGCAGTTTAGTGCAACGAGGAGATAACCTCGTCTTACTGATTTATGAACGAACCAAAACGGGGGATATTATTCAAGGATTACCTCGGATTGAGGAACTGTTGGAGGCGCGGAAGCCACGAGAGGCTTGTGTTCTCGCCGCCCGTTCGGGAACAGCGCAAGTGGAATATAAGGATGATGAAACCGTTGACGTGAAGATTATTGAACCCGATGGGGTGATCAGTAATTATGCCATTGGTGCGGGACAAAGTATGTTGATTGCTGATGGACAAACGGTTGAGGCTGGTGATCCCTTGACCGATGGCCCAGCAAATCCCCACGAGATTCTAGAAGTCTTCTTTCAACATTACACAGATCAAGAAATGGGGACTTATGAAGCCGCACTTCGCAGTTTGCAAAAAGTTCAACAGTTTTTAGTGGATGAAGTCCAACGGGTTTATCAGTCTCAAGGGATTGATATTTCTGATAAACATATTGAGGTGATTGTCCGTCAGATGACTTCTAAGGTGAAGGTAGAAGATGGTGGCGATACGATTCGCTTACCTGGAGAGTTGGCAGAATTACGGGATGTGCATAAGGATAACGAAACTATGTCGATTATTGGTGGCGCACCAGTGGACTATAAACCCAATTTATTGGGGATTACGAAAGCCTCTCTCAATACCGATAGCTTTATCAGTGCGGCAAGTTTCCAAGAGACAACTCGCGTCTTGACCGAAGCCGCGATCGAGGGCAAATCTGACTGGTTACGTGGCTTAAAAGAAAATGTGATCATTGGACGTTTAATTCCAGCAGGTACTGGGTTTAGTGTCCATGAGGATTCGTTGGGATATGCTTTAACTGAGGAAGAAAATTCTCTCAGTCAGAATACAATTTATCCGATTCCTCCTGATGTTGCTGAAATTCAAAGCAATGGCGATCTCGTTGACGACCAAACGGCGCGTAATTATCAGTTGTCTGATGAGGAGTTGGATCAGGAGTAA
- a CDS encoding DUF4351 domain-containing protein, whose translation MTRHPFDQLAKQLLEQLLTPCGQVEISKEVPGEPRFIDLYFSPEANVTPNQATLGILAAMVQSPGLFEPFRNPPTLEEIESCLLKRLWLVSDLRRRQALSATNAPVLWIIAPTLSQNSLTRLGAVKKENWLEGVYELAPAFQTVVIVVHQLPKTPETLWLRLLGKGSVQQQAVAEVIALPEGDTRRTEALRLLSVWKIIVEANPELPEGEEVTMPLPQAFLEWEQQVEERGKKEGKKEGRKAEAQSLVWRLISRRFGDIPSSIQTQIEELEIEETEALAEALLDFTSIADLQRWLQQNEGGTEE comes from the coding sequence GTGACTCGTCATCCTTTTGATCAACTAGCCAAACAACTCCTAGAACAACTACTCACCCCTTGCGGACAAGTAGAAATCTCCAAAGAAGTGCCAGGAGAACCCCGCTTCATTGATCTCTACTTTTCCCCGGAAGCTAACGTCACTCCTAATCAAGCCACCTTGGGAATTTTAGCAGCAATGGTTCAATCTCCAGGTTTATTTGAGCCGTTTCGGAATCCTCCCACCCTAGAAGAAATAGAAAGTTGTTTGCTCAAACGACTTTGGTTAGTTTCCGATTTACGTCGCCGTCAAGCCCTTAGTGCTACTAATGCTCCTGTTCTCTGGATTATTGCTCCCACCCTGAGCCAGAATTCACTCACCCGTTTGGGAGCGGTGAAAAAAGAAAATTGGCTGGAAGGGGTGTATGAATTAGCCCCAGCCTTTCAAACCGTGGTAATTGTCGTCCATCAACTGCCAAAAACCCCAGAAACCCTCTGGTTAAGACTGCTGGGAAAAGGAAGCGTTCAACAACAAGCCGTGGCGGAAGTAATCGCCCTACCAGAAGGAGATACTAGACGAACGGAAGCGTTAAGATTGTTATCAGTATGGAAAATTATCGTCGAAGCTAATCCAGAACTCCCAGAAGGGGAGGAGGTAACTATGCCCTTGCCACAAGCCTTTTTAGAATGGGAACAACAAGTTGAAGAGCGCGGGAAAAAAGAAGGGAAAAAAGAAGGAAGAAAAGCAGAAGCCCAATCGCTAGTCTGGCGACTAATTTCACGGCGCTTTGGAGACATTCCTTCCTCCATTCAAACCCAGATTGAGGAGTTAGAGATCGAGGAAACGGAAGCCCTTGCTGAAGCTCTGTTGGATTTTACCTCGATCGCTGATCTTCAGCGTTGGTTACAACAGAATGAGGGAGGAACAGAAGAATAA